A window of Gambusia affinis linkage group LG03, SWU_Gaff_1.0, whole genome shotgun sequence genomic DNA:
TGTAATATTTTACTCTGGTCTGTGTTCAGTAAACGTTCAAAGTTTTGCGGCTTCACAATGCTAAGTGTCGTTGGTGTTATTTCACACAGTTCCTGTTGTGTGCGGTAATGCAGAATGTCTTTGCTTTCAGGACTCCAGGTCGTGTTGCTCTGACATTGTTCAACTTTGAAGTGAGTAAAAGTGCAATGATTTGTGTTGACAGTTTTTCCTGGTGATCTTCATTCTGATGCTGGTGGAGCTCACGGCGGCATGCCTGATGCTCATTTATGAGGCCGAGGTGGGTCTccagcatcacacacacacacgccttaTTCCTGAGCAGATCACACTGAAGACTAAATGCGTCTCTAACATCTCCGTTTAGATTGGCGAAATAGTGACAAGGGATCTCAACAAAGGTTTGGAAAGCGCAAGAAATAATGCAACTAAAATGAGCGACTGGGATATTGTTCAGAACACGGTGAGTGGAACCAGGATTCTGCAGAGATTCGGATGTTTGCCAagattctgttttaattttctctgccTTTCTAAAACAGTTTAAGTGCTGCGGAGTCTATAATGTCAGTGACTGGGGAAATAACATCCCCGGGTCCTGCTGCATGAAAGCACAATGTTCCTCAAGAGATAATGCATCTAAAACTGACCAGGAGTACAAAGAGGTAGAGGAGCTAACACACGTCACCTTTTAGGCCTGTattattgaaatgattaataatcTATTCTTGAAATAATATGTTGGTTGACTCACTGTTTTCAGGGCTGTttgaaaaagctgaaagaatGGTTTGAAGACAACTTCCTAACTACTGGGATCGCAGTCATTGTTCTGTGCATCATTGAGGTAGGATGAACATGCAGCTTTATACCGGAGTGACAGTGAGACGGCTCTCTTTAGCTGTGCTGAACCTGATAGATGATATCAATGTTTGTAGCATTTAGCAGTAAGAACAAAAAGGGtcacaaacttcagttttctATGTAATTCCAAAGATTGTTGGCAGCAAACTGGTAGCCATGAAACCCTGACAGCTACATTATTCCATACTGTAATCACTATTATTACATCAATTATGGTAGATATTTTATTGGAGCTCAGTTGACTGAATATCAGAACAACTGTATTGCATATTCCATGTGGATATGCTATTATTTACAGTCTAGGAGCTTTGGATTATATCCTgacacaaaactttaaaaataaatcctactTTTCAGACTCAACTTCCGACAGTTCCTTGATCCTTTGTTTTTAGACAATGAGATAGACAACGTCCGTGTTTAAATACCAATTGAGATATTCCTCCaaacttgtgtttttccataactggaaaacattcaaatccaGTTCCACACTTTTCCCATTTGAAATAGGAAGTCCATATggataaaaatgctgaaatcaGTGTGAAAAGTATCAAGCGTGTCAGAGACGGAGAGATGTGCCTGGGTTGGTTGAACTCTGCTGGTGTTTGACTCAACTCTGAAACCTGGCACTATAAAAGAGATCTGTTAATGCTTGAATAACAggccaaaaaatatatatattagaaaaCATATGCATATATGTTGggttcatttcctctttttgatTAACTGGTTTTTCATGTTATATGAACATGCATGTACTTAAATAAAGaagattaaaaacagtttaaacgTAGTCAGTTTTGCTTAAAGCCTGATCTGATCTGGGTTCTCTCCTACACAGAACCAGTGTGCTCTGGTTGCGATCCTGTGGCTCCTCAGCCTGGACCTCCTTAGTTtggattattgattatttattttccgTTCATCAGTGGAACTCACTGTGTCTGCCTCTGCAGGTTCTGGGAATGTGCTTCGCCATGACGCTCTTCTGCCACATCAGCAGGTCTGGACTGGGATACAAGTTATAAACACCCTGTGGCCTGACATCGTTGTACAGTTATAAGTCCTCCTTAAgtcttgaataaaattttattttcttggacattataaaaaaaaaaaaaagaagcttcatTGTATAGATTTTATTATTCACTTCACATGTCGTCACCTCAGGTCAGATTGTGAAGTGAGCACTGCTGTATTTTacttgttgcagttttttttcctggatgTCTTTATGTTAAACAGTTTCTGATGCAGTTATTTGTCTCTTATAATCAGCCAATAAAGTTTGGTTCACTCAGAGCTGACACTCATTTCAGCAGCCGTCTGCTTGTTGTCACGTGACTTCCTGTCTGCGATCTGTGGCGGAGGCTTCAAAACCCGAACTTCCTCTCCTGGCCATTTTCAGCCAGCTAGAAACAAACTGCAGGAGCAGGAATGAAAAGCACATCAACCAGAGCAAAGTAGCACAGATAAATTTATTTCTCTCCAGAATAAATCCTGCCTCAATAgtttaagacaaaagaaaaactagaaaaaaatactagaatttcatttatattttaaagttgtttttgttctgtttcaaaccatcagaccaaaaaaaaaaaaaaaatacaatttctgcgatttaaaaaaaatgtaactgtaCACAGCAGAATACACCGTTTATTGCAAACTGAAAACACCTGACGCCGCAGAAACAACAGTATTGCAATTCACCTAGAAGatatgaaaagacaaaataaagaaactacTGATACAGCTCTCTCTTCCTTTAACTCTATGAAACTAACAGCTGTGTAAAGTTTGGTCCACCCCACCCAGTGAGTCTCCACATGCAGCACAGTGTCTCAGACGAGGCGCGGGACCCTGCAGATCCACTGGAACAGGGCCGTCGCGGTTACTTCCTGCTTCAGATAAATAAGACGAGCGGCAGCGGCTTGAGCGAGACGCCGCCATATTGCAACACTGAGCCAGAATTATTGCAAGCAAAAAACATAAGTGAGACTCTATGAGTAGAGAAGGACCTGTGCCACAGAACAGTTTGTCTCTAAAATggagtcacataaaaaaaaaaaaaaaaaaaaaaaaaaacatactgttTTAACAGGAAGTTACAGAGCAGCTCGTTTCATTCAGCAGCCTCGCGCCGGTCCGACGTTCAAGTTCTACTCAAACATCCCTGATCAGGATCAAGTTTCCACACACCACATAAATTACTTGTACAGTTTTGTAGCGTTGCTACCAGCAACTGTTCTGTAGTGAAGCTCCTATGAGCTAAATGTTGCTAACTAGTTTGAGTTCATGAGAAGCATTGTGGCGGAGGAGCAGACGGTACCGTGTTAGCCGGGAGGCTAGCCGTGGTCACAGACCAGATCGTCCACAGGACACGaacacgaacacacacacccgcacacacacccacacccacaggCAGCATGTTTCTCTccaattacaaaaatatgttcctGAAGcctctaatttttttttaaattttatctagtttaggtattttttttccgttttttcatagattcatttatttgtgtattgAATGTCTTTTGATGTGCTATTTGCTTTGTACATTCTTGCtcaataaagattaaaaaataatgaggAGAAAGAGGCTCTGGCCTAGTCAGGGGGAAGCATCCAGAGTTGGGGGACCCAGCCCCATCAGAATATGGAGGATCAAATGCTGGTTGTTCGTTCAACTGGACCCCAGGAGACATGTTACCATCAGAAAGCGGTGAGCTGTGGAACATCGGGCTGATGGGAGTCATTTCTAATCAGCTGTGAAGCTCAGAGTGACGGAAACTGggcaggaagaaaaatgatctgGGGGGAAGAGAATTGAGGCGACACTAGGCCATACCGCTTCCTTCACAGGCCTACAGACTCCTGAGCTTCCAgcacaggtcaaaggtcagggctGAGAGCTCAGTGAAAACCAGGTCCACCACTGCAGCAGGCTGTAGTTTACTGTGTGATCCAGCAGATGGCGCACACTGACCTGCTGCTGCCTGGCAGATCAACTGAAGCAGAATTGAATTCATCAGCAGCATCATGGATCACGGTGCAGATCAAACCCCAAGGCACCGAGCTGTAGTCAGCAGTTAGAGAGGTGTGTGCTgaggcagcaggaagaggagcagcgAGGCGATGGCAGAGCAGCTACTGACTGAACCTGAACGCACCCTGATGATGATGCAGTCAGCACCCTGCTGGCTGCCTGTGCCAACGACAGGCTGCAGCAGGCAACAACTATGGCTTATGTTTGGTTCTGGCATCAGTGGACAGAAATATTAACCGAGGATTCAATTTTCTTAACCATTAAGGTTTCCGATCCAAAACCGAAACAATTACACAGATCTCATCAGCTGCTCTGATTTAGTCCAACGTTCTGAGCCCCGGTGATCCGTCAGGGTCAACAGAGCGGCCCAAACAGTCTGAGAAGACCAACATGTCGCCTGGATATTGAGGAAAGACAGCGTTATTACTCATAGAGGTTCCAAACCTTTCACCCCAAGTTTAGGAAACACCAAGGAGCCGCCTGAGTTCAGAGTGAAACCTCACTGTGACCCTGTGGGAGAGCTTGGCTGCGTCCGTCAACAGAAGGTGCAGGAAGCTCACACAACCCAAACGAACAAGCACAACAACCGTCTCTTCACTCCTCCAGCTTTCACCCAGCCAGCTACCAGAGAGAAGTCAGGTTTGAGCAGACCTCCTGTGCCTCAGCATGCAGCGGTCTGACCACGGCTTCACTCCCAGTCAGAACCTGACCACGCATCTCAAGCTCATGGGGATTGCTATTTAAAAACCTGATCTGGAGTGGTTCAGGACTTCCAGTTTGTCCTTCACCAGTAGGGTGGGAAGAGGCTGCTGGGGCCCAATTGGCTAAGCCCTGGTCAGTAAGCTGCTGACCTCTGCAGGACACTGTCCTACAAACCTGGAGGTCAGCTCCAGGTCACCTGAACCTCCTCAGTGCTTCCTCCTCCGCCCTGAGACTGGCTGGTTTGGTGATTGTGTTCAAATATTGATCTAAACAGTACATACAGAAGGTTCCTATTAAGACTGCATTTGTCATCCTCTAAGAAAAGAGTTCCTGCTTTCACCCCTCAGACCTCCAACCCCCCACTGAGATGGGTGGTTGGTCATAAAGTGAGGAAGTGTCAGAACATCAGCAGCTCTGTGTTGTTAACCTGACTTCTAGATTCCTCTGGTCTGACTAACAGGGAAACGAGAAGCAGCATCCCTGCATCAGAAGCCCCTCCCTCTGCGTTGCAGGCAGTGTGTCTCTGGGTTATCCTATTCTTTAGCATCAGGTCTTTGTGTGGTATGGTAAGGTTCACCATCACACTAAGCAGAGTGTTGTGGTAGCTTGTAGAGTTTGGTACTGAGCTGTGTGGCTCCAGGGTTGTGCGGGGTGCCgggtgggggtggggtgggTGTGTTCTGTCTTTAGAGCCAGCTGTGTCCCCTCAGGCACAGGAACGCTGTTGGTCTCAGCCAGGGCCGCAGGAGGCCTAGAGGGGCATCAGCCTGGTGGTGTGGAACAGGAGTGGGTTCAGGTCCTCGGCCTGGACGGCCCGGTGAAGCGATGGCTCCGAGCGACTTCGCTCGATTTTTGGCATCAGTTCCTGCACCTGCTCAATGGCTACCAGGATCTGGAGGGACACAACCACACGTAGAGAAACGGTTCAGTGACGCTAAGGAAACAGATTTTCTACAGACTCTGGTCCTCAGTGGGTCCGGAGTCTCTCTGGACCTGGACTGTTCGTGTGTTGAAATGAGCCAGAGCATcagcaggtttcaccaactccaaTCTAagactttttcaaactttttctcatctttctcAGTTGTATTTCCCTCCACAGTAACATgcttgttgaaataaaattcttccCCAGGCCAGCAGCTTTGTGTTTCTCATACCAAATATGGCAGCAGCCTCAAATCCATAGTgctaagtttttgtttttttacacagaatGCATGTAGCATCATATGAGCTTGAaacagaagtgagccagtgGTGAAAACTAACGTTGTTCAGTCAACTGCAGATAGATGCAAaaagctagctagttagctagcaaGTCTACACCATGCATTATAATTTAgtgataaattaatttctaattatTCTTCAATCACAACAAAGATAGAAAAAGATTCAGCCAAGACGCTTTAAGTGCTGTAAGTTTGTGGAGAGTCTAGGAGGTCTATCCCTTATGtcctttaaataataatcactCTGTAATATTTTCATTAGATACACTGAAATGATCAAATTGAAGAATTTGTGGGATGATATGCTGGTACTCATTTTAGCAGCAAGCGTCCATCTGTCTGACCCACCTGTGGAAAAAGGGGCCTCTCCTCCCGTTTGAACTTCAGGCAGTCGATGATGAGCCTCCTCATGGACTTGGGTGAGGTGCTGCACAGTTTACCAAGGTCTGGAGACAAGTAACCACGCCCCACCATGAACAGTATCTGAAGCAcaaggaaaggaaaaaacaacatacattaGCCTGTGCCACATGTGCTGAAAGACTGAACAAGAGGCTGCAGAGTTTGAGGTTCATTGTGTCATATtgaagagcagcagaggacTGACCTGAACTAGTGTGACTGGGAAGATAATGAAATGCTGTGTAAGCAACAATTAGACTCttagaatagaaaacataactAAACACATCTTGTAGGAACTCAGATCATGTACTTTTCATCAATGATCTAATTATATATGCATATTTTGCCACTATGGTTTCTCAATTCTTGATTTGTTTCTGTAGAAGCAGACTTTGAGGGTGTAATCCTGTATTCTCTCCATCCTTCTTGTACCGTACTCTATTACATTTGAGTAAAACCCACAGCAGTTTCTAAAAAACTTTTATGAATATCAAGTAGGGCATCATAGCAAAGATGTAATGCTCCTCTTGTGAAAGGAAATCTCTTTCACAAGAGCCTGACACTCAGACAACAATTCTGAGCAccactttgctttaaaaataattaaagcaaattaatataatttgttACTTTAAGATTATATTGCTCACTCCTCCAATATATTCCAAGTATTAGAATTAagctttaaaagtgtttttagcAGTTGATTACTCTGGTGTGGCTTTGTGAGCAGTGAGGGCAAAAAGCACCTGCATCTGACCTCTGCTGTGTTATTTAGCATTGTTCTCATCAAGCAAAGGAGCAGAAAACCACTGATGGACTCAACTAATCAGAACATTAGGCTGACCTGATCTGTGAGGTGTTGAGTTAGGCACACTGCCCAGaatccttcatgttttaaataattcctgGTTCAAAACACCCGGGTCAAATCACGACTTATGAACAGAACTCTGCAGAACCAGGGCTAGCTAGAACATGCAGGACACCGGCAGCTGGAGAGCTCTGGGTGAGTGAAGTGTCGGCACCAAACCTGGTCTCTGTTGTTGATATTGGAGTAAGGAAGAGTTCCTGACATCAGCTCGAACAGCACCACTCCATAACCATACACGTCAGACTGGAAGGTGTACGGGTTGCTGTCCTGCATCCGGATCACCTCGGGAGCCTGGAGAGCAGCGGGGGAAAACGCAGCAGCAACACGTTAGCATCAGAGTTAGCAGCTGCCACCTAAAGAGAGCAGAATCCCTTTGTTTGTAATGCTGCGGCCATCTTGGGGATCCAGCAGAGGATCAGTGCTTTGCTGTTCTGCCTGCGCTGGCGGTAACATCAGCGTAGATGTGGATGTAAATCTGCAGTGCCATTTAAGCTGCTTTATATTCTGTTAATAACTGGTTGTCATGGTGAAGCACCAGTACTTTGAAGTGAAACAGATGTTTTTCTAATTAGTGATGCACTAACTATCACCACTAATACCAGTTACGGTGAGATGACTAAACAGGAACATGCTTATGAAGAGCTTACCATCCAGAGGATGGAGCCGCTGGGCTGCTCTACTTGCTGGGAGCCACTCCATCGATACTTCACCGTGGCCAAGCCAAAGTCACCGATCTTTACGGTCCAGCCCTCGTGGAGGAAAATATCTGGCAGCAGAGTTGAGAAACGGTCCAGTAGACACGTGGTGCAGAGGATCTTTGTATCACATACCACAAAAACCAGGCAGATATTTAAAGTAGTAGAAGGGTTGGGGGAGGGTCACAGGGGAAACTAACCACCAACGGAAAGTTTGTTGAAGCTCAAAACGTCAAATGTCAAATTAGTCAGCACCTAAcaagaatgaagaaaatttTCTCTTCAGTTCCACATATTAGTTTAATGTCAAATGAAATATGTGGAGGTCAAATGAACAAAGTATGGTTGAACAAtgactattctttttttttaatcatttacaaacaaatgaTTTTAATCCTGTTTGAACCTTTAGAAGTTGCTGAACTCTGAGCTAAactgagaaacacaaacatgcatttAGTAAAGAGTAGCACTGACAAAGCAAGGATACTGTTTGATTTCAGGTCTCGATGAATGATGTTCTTTGCATGAAGGTAACTATGGAAGAGACGAAGagcagaatgaaataaaatccacaaatctTCACAACGATTCACTCCACTGACCGGAGTCATTTCATGGAAATTCAACTTTCTGTTTCCTAGTTGCTCTTTATCTGTTCAAAAAGCTGTATAATAAGttcaattgttttattaaacttaacaatttaatgtcaaaataaagCTGAACATCTGTTGAGAAAGACACACTGGATGCCTCTCCTAGTCAGTCTTCCCCCGGTTAAAACGCGCTAGTGGAAAGTCATCTGAATGTCTTACTCCATGCCCTGCGCTGTCTGTCTGGCCACATCAATGCGACGCATTGTGTCAAACTTGGTTTCTGTGACGTGCAGATGGCGGTAAAGACTGCTGCCCTCACACCACTGGGTGATGATGGCAAAGTTGGGCTTAGTCATGAAGCCCATGAAGAGCAGGATGTTGACGTGGCGGGTTTTCCTGCAAAGCAAAAATAGTAAGCGTGTTAGAAACTACTCCATCTCATCCGCTGGATGTCAGTGGATCCTTAATAGTTAGTTCATACTGAGGACATCAGAGTCAGATCTACCACGTCACCAAAGACCATTCTAATAGTAGCAGGGCTGGGTGGTACGGCTTTCATTTCTCTCATACCTGattctattttaataaaaaatgttgtcattttcattGCATAAAATTTTcttacaaatgacaaaaatatttccaaaaatgacTTCTATTTTAAATGTCCTTTGTGTGAGTTTGAATATTAGGGCCATATgagaacatttgtttcattatgAGAAAAGtatcaactttgcattattcggtaaataatgacactttaaatgcaaaattccattaaaagttgcatttaatgtccattaaaagtgttaaCTATGCATTAAGGATgtcacttcatgacaacagtagcaaacattcataaagcgtccttcatgttcatgacaggtgttatgtcatatttaGAATAGTGTCATCCCTTCAAATAAAGACTTaccaaaaaaaatccagattttaaaaaatgaaatcttcaaaaacatgATTAAGGGAATTTTTCGCCTTCCCCCAAACTGGCTGAAAGTTTGGGGGTAGGCGAAATCAACAGGATGTATTAGTAGTACTGAATGTTGAGTATGAACCACATGGCTGCTCACCTTAAGACctgcatttcatttttgaatGCCTGCAGCTGCTCAGGCGTTGGCTCTTTAACCTTTAGGATCTTGATGGCCACGTCTCCGTGCCACTTGCCCTTGAAGACCGTCCCAAAGGAACCCGTGCCTATTCTCTTCTGCAGGGTGACTTCTCGATAGGGGACCTCCCAGTAGTAACTAGAGTCTCTGTAGCCTCCGCGGTGCTGAAGCAACACAAAGCGGCCCTTTACTCTCTACTTTCCCCCCATCAGAAGACAACCACGGACCAGGCTGGAGGCAACATACCACTTTCTTCTTGTCGTCCGATGAGGAGGATTTGCGTTCCTTGTGCTCTAAGGGGGACTTCTGCAGCCTCCGTCCAGGGGAGCCCAGAGAGGAGGGTGGGCTGGTGGGGGGTTTGGGCGAGGGCTCTGGGCCTGCGGGGACACATAACACCAATAAGGAAGAGACGAAcccagattaaaaatgaaaccagaGCAGATGTTTTGGGGAGACTTACCTATCGTGTTGTATTTCAGTGTTTCCTAAAAACATTGGATAAAGGAACATTAAATGTTGGTCAGTTCAGGATACACATTGTTTTAATGTACAGCAGGACCGTCCAAACAAAGCTAACCTCTATGATGACAACATTAGTAATGTCCACTGTGCTGACCATGTGGACGTTGGGGGTGGAGGTGGAGCGATGTCGCTGTAGAGACTGGCCGTCTCCACCTGTTGTTGGAAAGTTAAAGGTCGGGGACAGGAGGCCTGATCTGGAACCATTCCGGAAAACACCAAGTTTTTGTGTTAGCGTCAGTTTGACACATCAGAAGCTTTTGATTTCATTCCATATGGTTTGGTCCCGAGCTTACCCAGCAGGCTCTGGGGTTAAGGCGAGGTTGCTCTGAGATGGCGAATTCTCAGGCAACAATATCTGAGGATAATCTGTGCAGGAATTGCTGTCACACCTGCACGAAACaatcagagaacaaaaacacgATTTGCAACAAGTTTGTGCCCATAGACTGGTCAACAGCAACAGATAATTAGTAATAATTGTATATGCGTAGTCAGACAGCTGAGGTAAGAAAGAAAAGTGcagtcaaaagtttaaaaaaagacccCTCAAACTTCAAcaggaaaaatgtaaatatctggtcaATTTTAACTTTAGACAAGTTTGAAGACCTGATGATGACTTACCGTTTGCTCACTGTATCCATGTCGACACACACAGTGGGGACTTTGCTGCTGCAGTGCTGGTGAAACTTGTAGCCACATGTCTGACATCTGAAGCcattaaaaagaaacttgtGGCAAAAATCACAGTAAGCCagtttgaaaaaagtttttcgtacctgtgaaaacaaacacatccaaGATATTCACTTCTGAAAGaacagcagaaagaggaaatgCTGCGATTCTGACCAGCTACGTACAAAGTTATGCATGGTAAGAGGAATGTCATCCAGGACTTCGACTAGCAGCTCCTCTCCGACCAGAGGGGTGATGTCTGTGTCCCAGTCCGTCAGTCTCTTACGGCTATGAACAGGAACAGAAATATGTTGAACAgcagttttgacaaaaaaaaaaaccctataaATATAGGGGACGGTTGGGGCATCCTGCTGTATTATAATTCAGCATAACTGTGAAATTTCCACCATCTGTTTGTGGTCCTTGGCAGCGGCTTTGCGTTTCTCACACTACATATGGATCTCTACAGCCTTAAtccaaacttcagttttttatgtACAGAATGCAGATA
This region includes:
- the LOC122827740 gene encoding leukocyte surface antigen CD53-like gives rise to the protein MAQGCLKCLKYTMCVANFLCFVCGVAVLSFGVYLMVNFNFAGLTPSLASLNIPSMLLISGIIITCVSFLGFLGALKENRCLLMTFFLVIFILMLVELTAACLMLIYEAEIGEIVTRDLNKGLESARNNATKMSDWDIVQNTFKCCGVYNVSDWGNNIPGSCCMKAQCSSRDNASKTDQEYKEGCLKKLKEWFEDNFLTTGIAVIVLCIIEVLGMCFAMTLFCHISRSGLGYKL
- the araf gene encoding serine/threonine-protein kinase A-Raf, which codes for MSSTSSYSSSGETSPEDVPRGGGTIRVYLPNKQRTVVNVRQGQTVYESLNKALKVRGLSQDCCAVFRLLEGRKRLTDWDTDITPLVGEELLVEVLDDIPLTMHNFVRKTFFKLAYCDFCHKFLFNGFRCQTCGYKFHQHCSSKVPTVCVDMDTVSKRCDSNSCTDYPQILLPENSPSQSNLALTPEPAGSGLLSPTFNFPTTGGDGQSLQRHRSTSTPNVHMVSTVDITNVVIIEETLKYNTIGPEPSPKPPTSPPSSLGSPGRRLQKSPLEHKERKSSSSDDKKKVHRGGYRDSSYYWEVPYREVTLQKRIGTGSFGTVFKGKWHGDVAIKILKVKEPTPEQLQAFKNEMQVLRKTRHVNILLFMGFMTKPNFAIITQWCEGSSLYRHLHVTETKFDTMRRIDVARQTAQGMDYLHAKNIIHRDLKSNNIFLHEGWTVKIGDFGLATVKYRWSGSQQVEQPSGSILWMAPEVIRMQDSNPYTFQSDVYGYGVVLFELMSGTLPYSNINNRDQILFMVGRGYLSPDLGKLCSTSPKSMRRLIIDCLKFKREERPLFPQILVAIEQVQELMPKIERSRSEPSLHRAVQAEDLNPLLFHTTRLMPL